The Deefgea tanakiae DNA segment TGACCAAGGTGCGATACAGCATGGGGAAAACACGTGGGAATTGTTCCATACCATTCGATAGCGGCATCCCCGCCATCACGTCAGCACGCAATCCAGCAAGGACTTGGCGTGTTTTATCGTGATCAGCTTGCTCGGCCAAAACGATGAGTAATTCATCAATCGTTAAACCTGCATCGAGCAAAGCCGAAAATTGCCGCGTGAGTGTTGCAAGCTGTTGGCTGGATAGACTCAACCTTGCCGACTGGCCTTGTGCGGCGCTTGATTCAATGAGCTGAGTCGCCAGCAAACCTTGTTCACGCAACAAATTGCGCGCGTGACGCGGCGTATCGGCGTCTATTTGCCCTGATTTTGCTTTGCCACCAGCGATAGGAACTGCTTGATATTGGAATGCCGTCACGAAAGGGTCACTTGAAAGGCGGTCATCCGCGTTTAAATTCTAAAACTGAAGTTGTAATGTAAACCTTGTTTACAACTTTGCATTGCTGCATTTGAAATGCCGCCTTGCTTAGCCGCTATACCTGAAAGTTATTACTAACACTCTGCAAATAAATCTATGAATGCCATATTACATTCATCTACTTGTGCTTCAATACACGCTACTGCTGAATATTTCTAGGATATTACTACCGAAAATGGTAAATTTTCTACTCAAGGTCATTTATTCAACCGCTATGTCGCCTAGAATTTACCCTTACACCACAGAAGTACTAAATTATTGATGATGTGCTTACCAATCTCGCGGCACGGGCTGTAGTTTACCGCGCAATAATGACGAATATAAGTAAATCAAAAGCTTTCACAGGGAATTTCAGGCCTTACCGCCACTTAGACTATGCCTTTTTCTATTAAACATTTGGCGCATACCGTTCAATACCTTGCTATCGCACTGCTCATCTGGCTCGCTATTGGTCTGATTTGGCAACTACTCACGCCCAACCGTCCTGGCTCGACACTACGTTTAGCGCAAACGGCCCCCAGCTCACAAGCCTTCAATCCTGATGCGGTATTGCGCTTATTTAATACCACTACAGCCGTCAGTAGCGAAACCAGCGCTTTATCACTCAAAGCGCTAATTTCAGGTCAAAATGGCATTGCGATTATTGAAGGGTTGGAAGCGAGCGCAGTCGCAGTCAAAGTCGGTGGTGATGTCGGGCAATATGGCAAGTTAGTCGCTGCGATGAAAGACCATATTGTGTTGGAACGCAGTGGGTCGCAAAGCAAAGTCTATTTACCGGCATCGGCAACAACGTCACTCAATAATGCTGTGATTACTTCCGGCAATCCTACTCAAGCCAATGCGCCAGCCGCAGCCGTTGCCAATGTCGAAGCGGCGGGTATCACACTGACTCGCGGCCAATTAACAGGCATTTTGCAAGGCGGCAATCTCGCCAACTGGAGCAAAGGACTAGGTACCAGTCAAGCCGGTGGCATTTTGGTTGAGCAAGCCAGCCAACAACAGCTGGCACAAGTATTGCAGCTGCGTGATGGCGATATTTTGAAAGCCATCAACGGCAGGCCGCTGAATAAACTCGACGATCTGTCTTTACTCTATGGCGCTTTCAGCCAGCAAACGAATTTGTCTTTGCTCATCCAACGCCAAGATAAGCCCCAAACCATCAGCTACACCGTTAATCCTTGAAACCATGAAAAAAATATTAATTGCCGCACTACTTT contains these protein-coding regions:
- a CDS encoding type II secretion system protein N, with translation MPFSIKHLAHTVQYLAIALLIWLAIGLIWQLLTPNRPGSTLRLAQTAPSSQAFNPDAVLRLFNTTTAVSSETSALSLKALISGQNGIAIIEGLEASAVAVKVGGDVGQYGKLVAAMKDHIVLERSGSQSKVYLPASATTSLNNAVITSGNPTQANAPAAAVANVEAAGITLTRGQLTGILQGGNLANWSKGLGTSQAGGILVEQASQQQLAQVLQLRDGDILKAINGRPLNKLDDLSLLYGAFSQQTNLSLLIQRQDKPQTISYTVNP